Proteins from one Phycisphaerae bacterium genomic window:
- a CDS encoding ABC transporter permease encodes MADSAVSSQTRWLARPFVLIGRGVYAGLDGLEGGARFLGGLTVLLGQTLWWTLAATYRRDVKFRRESVFAQMVRVGYRSIPIIVLVQVFIGIILALQMAPTLKDYGQLDKVANIIAVAVFRELGPLITAVVLSGFAGASIAAEIGAMVEAEEVKALRAHALNPINFLVVPRFVATVFMLVCLAVISDVVGIIGGAGTSILMLGIDPHVYLQNTQDALVVRDFITGLVKAGVFGLLISLIACLKGLRVSGGAVGVGRATTDTVVLSIVSLIGTDCLFTAAFYVLGW; translated from the coding sequence AGCGCTGTTTCGTCACAGACCCGTTGGCTGGCCCGGCCGTTCGTGCTGATCGGCCGAGGCGTCTACGCGGGTCTCGACGGCCTGGAAGGCGGGGCGCGGTTCCTCGGCGGGCTGACCGTGCTGCTGGGCCAGACCCTCTGGTGGACGCTGGCCGCAACCTATCGGCGGGACGTGAAATTCCGCCGCGAATCGGTGTTCGCCCAGATGGTGCGGGTGGGCTATCGCAGCATTCCGATCATCGTGCTGGTCCAAGTCTTCATCGGGATCATCCTGGCCCTGCAAATGGCGCCGACGCTCAAGGACTACGGGCAGTTGGACAAGGTGGCCAACATCATCGCGGTGGCGGTCTTTCGCGAACTGGGGCCGCTGATCACCGCGGTAGTGCTGTCCGGATTTGCCGGAGCGTCGATCGCCGCGGAGATCGGGGCGATGGTCGAAGCCGAGGAGGTCAAAGCCCTGCGGGCCCACGCCCTCAACCCCATCAACTTCCTCGTCGTGCCGCGGTTTGTGGCCACCGTCTTCATGCTGGTCTGCCTGGCCGTGATCTCCGACGTCGTCGGCATCATCGGCGGCGCGGGCACGAGCATCCTCATGCTGGGCATCGACCCGCACGTGTACCTGCAGAACACCCAGGACGCCCTGGTGGTCCGCGATTTTATCACCGGCCTGGTCAAGGCGGGAGTCTTCGGGCTGCTGATCAGCCTGATCGCGTGCCTCAAGGGCCTGCGGGTCAGCGGCGGCGCGGTCGGCGTGGGCCGGGCGACAACCGATACGGTGGTGCTCAGCATCGTCTCCCTGATCGGGACCGACTGCCTCTTCACCGCCGCGTTCTACGTGTTGGGATGGTAG
- a CDS encoding MCE family protein — protein MRQERNELKIGITVAVVILLFLAVLGFVGNWDRMFTETQTITVRFEETGGLRVGDPVSVRGVNVGQVTAIQHRQDSQTGKLAVLVQAQIPEHFTIHRDAAIGIGTAVLGEGGSLKITDTGDEGPRIDADVVIEGQPPAGMNQLLEKIARELDETQPDSLLAQLKGQLNPDNPQSIIAKIHHSLDDVNAISTSLRREMNPEEQAALMAKVHVTVDRINALTDVLQGELDRGDKEAALGRVYAALDKLNESLAATQAMIEENRPKIDRTLNHVETTAKRLDEEISAPLAEETNRENPESLLARLHESMSLAQTSLQNVREISDTGQRFVSLNRDALQSAVDNFAETAAHLKATAKEIRQNPWRLLHKPEQEEVEYANLMAAARSFADAAGTLDRVNNKLTQLIKIAGETLEATDPQLQQIREQVNQAYCEFEEAQKKLWDLLKSRS, from the coding sequence ATGCGACAGGAGCGTAACGAATTGAAGATCGGGATCACCGTGGCGGTGGTCATCCTGCTGTTCCTGGCCGTGCTGGGCTTTGTCGGCAACTGGGACCGCATGTTCACCGAGACGCAGACCATCACCGTCCGCTTCGAAGAGACCGGCGGACTGCGGGTCGGCGACCCGGTTTCGGTCCGCGGCGTCAACGTCGGACAGGTCACCGCCATCCAGCACCGCCAGGACTCTCAGACCGGCAAACTCGCGGTCCTCGTGCAGGCCCAGATCCCGGAGCACTTTACGATCCATCGCGACGCGGCGATCGGCATCGGCACCGCCGTCCTGGGCGAGGGCGGCAGCCTCAAAATCACCGACACCGGCGACGAGGGCCCGCGGATCGACGCGGACGTCGTGATCGAGGGCCAGCCGCCGGCCGGCATGAACCAGTTGCTCGAAAAAATCGCCCGCGAGCTGGACGAAACCCAGCCGGACAGCCTGCTGGCCCAGCTCAAAGGACAGCTAAACCCGGACAACCCGCAATCGATCATCGCCAAAATTCACCACAGCCTCGACGACGTGAACGCCATCTCAACCAGCCTGCGCCGCGAGATGAACCCGGAGGAACAGGCGGCCCTGATGGCCAAGGTCCACGTCACCGTCGATCGGATCAACGCCCTGACCGACGTGCTGCAGGGCGAACTCGACCGCGGCGACAAGGAGGCGGCGCTCGGCCGGGTCTACGCCGCCCTCGACAAGCTCAACGAGTCGCTCGCTGCGACCCAGGCGATGATCGAGGAGAACCGGCCGAAGATCGACCGTACGCTCAACCATGTCGAAACGACGGCCAAGCGCCTCGACGAGGAGATATCCGCCCCGCTCGCGGAGGAAACAAACCGCGAGAATCCCGAGAGCCTGCTGGCCAGGCTCCACGAGTCGATGTCCCTGGCCCAGACAAGCCTCCAGAACGTCAGGGAGATCTCCGACACGGGCCAGCGGTTCGTCTCGCTGAATCGCGACGCCCTCCAGTCGGCGGTCGACAACTTCGCCGAAACCGCCGCCCACCTCAAGGCGACCGCCAAGGAAATCCGCCAAAACCCCTGGCGCCTTTTGCACAAACCCGAGCAGGAAGAGGTCGAATACGCCAACCTGATGGCGGCGGCCCGGTCCTTCGCCGACGCCGCGGGCACCCTGGACCGAGTCAATAACAAGTTAACTCAACTGATCAAAATCGCGGGCGAAACGCTCGAGGCGACCGACCCGCAGCTTCAGCAGATTCGCGAACAGGTCAACCAGGCTTACTGCGAGTTTGAAGAGGCCCAGAAGAAACTCTGGGACTTGCTTAAGTCCCGCAGTTAG
- a CDS encoding sugar phosphate isomerase/epimerase encodes MQLSAVAPFGFKDFPEPQTLAFIREQGIVRVHVVRDYEHTLPAQRIRRMLDDQGMAAESFHAEHGPQVDLSSPDASIRQKAVDLLAREAEVALGIGATVLVAHSAGAEAPFDPARSQSLRQGLQTLDAAAEQMGVRFLIENMPPSYAYGQDTGQLARDIQAVDSPRIGLCFDTGHAHMVDRAPARHILGTKGFLHYIHAHDNDGDADQHLLPMTGAIDWPPIGRAIRQINADPIFCLEVFESIKMLRKKLTPSWWQNLRGLLNGRAE; translated from the coding sequence ATGCAACTCAGCGCGGTCGCACCCTTCGGTTTCAAGGACTTTCCCGAACCACAGACGCTCGCGTTCATCCGCGAGCAGGGCATCGTGCGCGTCCACGTGGTGCGGGACTACGAACACACGCTGCCGGCCCAGCGAATCCGGCGAATGCTCGACGATCAGGGCATGGCCGCTGAGTCGTTTCACGCCGAGCACGGCCCGCAGGTCGACCTCTCATCCCCCGACGCATCGATCCGACAGAAGGCGGTCGATCTGCTCGCCCGCGAAGCCGAGGTCGCGTTGGGAATCGGCGCCACGGTGCTGGTGGCTCACTCAGCCGGAGCCGAGGCGCCGTTCGATCCCGCCCGCAGCCAGAGCCTCCGCCAGGGCCTGCAAACGCTCGATGCAGCCGCCGAGCAAATGGGCGTGCGATTCCTGATCGAGAACATGCCGCCCAGCTACGCCTACGGCCAGGACACCGGCCAACTGGCCCGCGACATCCAAGCCGTCGATTCGCCGCGAATCGGGCTGTGCTTCGACACCGGCCACGCCCACATGGTCGACCGGGCGCCCGCCCGGCACATCCTCGGCACCAAGGGCTTCCTCCACTACATCCACGCCCACGACAACGACGGCGACGCCGATCAGCACCTGCTGCCGATGACCGGCGCCATCGACTGGCCGCCGATCGGCCGGGCGATCCGGCAGATCAACGCCGATCCGATCTTCTGCCTCGAAGTCTTCGAGTCGATCAAGATGCTCAGGAAGAAACTCACGCCGTCGTGGTGGCAAAACCTCCGTGGCCTCCTGAACGGACGCGCCGAGTAG
- a CDS encoding ATP-binding cassette domain-containing protein, with the protein MAEAVIEVDNLVKTFPDPNGRPVKVLDRINLKAFRGETLVIMGGSGCGKSTLLNCMIGEYPVDEGRVLLFGQDITTMDEQQLNETRKKFGILFQSGALFNSMTLGENVALPLREHSDIDPSVINIIVTMKLEQVRMLPHRDKMPSQLSGGQKKRGGLARATALDPEILFYDEPSAGLDPVTSAAIDELILSLTKKLGVTSVVVTHEMSSAFRIADRMVMLHAGRVLREGTRDEFDRLRKADPKSLENPQDRLIRQFLLGEGAGPLTDVQGLSEYENLLASG; encoded by the coding sequence ATGGCCGAAGCCGTGATCGAGGTCGACAACCTGGTCAAGACGTTTCCCGATCCCAATGGCCGGCCGGTCAAAGTGCTGGACCGGATCAACCTCAAGGCGTTCCGCGGCGAGACGCTCGTCATCATGGGCGGCAGCGGTTGCGGCAAGAGCACCCTGCTGAACTGCATGATCGGCGAGTATCCCGTCGACGAGGGGCGCGTGCTGCTGTTCGGTCAGGACATCACCACGATGGATGAACAGCAGCTCAACGAAACCCGCAAGAAGTTCGGCATCCTGTTCCAGTCCGGCGCCCTGTTCAACTCGATGACGTTGGGCGAAAACGTGGCCCTGCCCCTGCGCGAGCATAGCGACATCGATCCGTCGGTGATCAACATTATCGTGACGATGAAACTCGAACAGGTCAGAATGCTGCCGCACCGCGACAAGATGCCCTCGCAGCTCTCCGGGGGCCAGAAAAAGCGCGGCGGACTGGCCCGCGCCACCGCCCTGGACCCGGAAATCCTGTTCTACGACGAACCGTCGGCGGGACTCGACCCGGTCACCAGCGCCGCCATCGACGAGCTGATCCTCTCGCTGACCAAGAAGCTGGGCGTCACGTCCGTGGTGGTCACGCACGAGATGAGCTCCGCGTTCCGCATCGCCGACCGCATGGTCATGCTGCACGCGGGAAGGGTGTTGCGGGAAGGCACACGGGACGAGTTTGACCGCCTGCGGAAGGCCGATCCGAAGAGCCTGGAAAACCCGCAGGACCGCCTGATCCGACAGTTCCTGCTGGGCGAGGGCGCCGGGCCGCTGACCGATGTGCAGGGATTGAGCGAATACGAGAACCTTCTGGCATCCGGCTAA
- the eno gene encoding phosphopyruvate hydratase (catalyzes the formation of phosphoenolpyruvate from 2-phospho-D-glycerate in glycolysis), producing TIADLAVATNAGQIKTGAPCRTDRVAKYNQLLRIEEELGGQAVYGSAVWRKF from the coding sequence GCACCATCGCCGACCTGGCGGTGGCGACCAACGCCGGGCAGATCAAGACCGGGGCTCCGTGCCGGACCGATCGGGTGGCCAAGTACAATCAGCTCCTTCGGATCGAAGAGGAACTGGGCGGCCAGGCCGTCTACGGCAGCGCGGTCTGGCGGAAGTTCTAG
- a CDS encoding protein arginine kinase, translating into MNLSDLAKTRGEWLRGNGPHSDIVISSRVRLARNLAGYPFLTKCSEQQRLDVQDLVVAGVNGTDLAGKYHFVRLDEASTLDRLLLVERQLISRNHAEAEGPRGVAVAADETVTIMVNEEDHLRMQVLLSGLRLKEAWSRINSLDDQLEQRLEFAFHEQFGYLTACPTNVGTGIRVSVMLHLPALRITGEIERVLRAARDMNLAIRGLYGEGTEAMGDFYQVSNQATLGRTEQEIVEEFIDEVVPKITEYEIRARELLADQKRTVLEDKVFRAMGLLKYARTMSSEETMFLLSQVRMGVHMGLLSEVTLETVNDLFLSIQPAHLQMIAGHKLDDEQRSKMRAEFVRKRLTNHQNN; encoded by the coding sequence ATGAACCTCAGCGATTTGGCCAAGACCCGCGGAGAGTGGCTTCGAGGCAATGGGCCCCATTCGGATATCGTGATCTCCAGCCGGGTGCGGCTGGCCCGCAACCTGGCCGGGTATCCCTTCCTGACCAAGTGCTCCGAGCAGCAGCGCCTCGACGTCCAGGATCTCGTGGTCGCCGGCGTCAACGGCACCGACCTGGCCGGCAAGTACCATTTCGTGCGGCTCGACGAGGCCTCGACCCTCGACCGCCTGCTTCTGGTCGAGCGCCAGTTGATCTCGCGCAACCACGCCGAAGCCGAGGGGCCGCGAGGCGTGGCGGTGGCCGCCGACGAGACCGTCACCATCATGGTCAACGAGGAAGACCACCTGCGGATGCAGGTGCTCCTCAGCGGCCTGCGACTCAAGGAGGCGTGGAGCCGGATCAACTCGCTGGACGACCAGCTCGAACAGCGTCTGGAGTTCGCCTTCCACGAGCAGTTCGGCTATCTGACCGCCTGTCCCACCAACGTGGGCACGGGCATTCGCGTCTCCGTCATGCTGCACCTGCCGGCTTTGCGGATCACCGGCGAGATCGAACGCGTCCTGCGGGCGGCGAGGGACATGAACCTGGCCATCCGCGGCCTCTACGGCGAAGGCACCGAGGCGATGGGCGATTTCTACCAGGTCTCCAACCAGGCCACCCTCGGACGGACCGAGCAGGAAATCGTCGAGGAGTTCATCGACGAGGTCGTCCCGAAGATCACCGAATACGAGATCCGGGCTCGCGAACTTCTGGCCGACCAGAAGCGGACCGTCCTCGAGGACAAGGTCTTCCGGGCGATGGGACTGCTCAAGTACGCCCGCACCATGAGTTCCGAGGAAACCATGTTTTTGCTCTCGCAGGTGCGGATGGGCGTGCACATGGGCCTCTTGAGCGAGGTGACGCTCGAAACGGTCAACGACCTGTTCCTGAGCATTCAGCCGGCGCACCTGCAGATGATCGCCGGCCATAAGCTCGACGACGAGCAGCGAAGCAAGATGAGGGCCGAGTTCGTCCGCAAACGCCTCACGAACCATCAGAACAACTAG